Genomic window (Bacteroidales bacterium):
TTTCTGAGATAGAAGTTATAAAAGAAGAAATCAGGAAACAAAAAGAAATCGATAATCAATACAGCAAAATTTTAGCCAGTGCTGAAGAATATTTGAAAAAGGAACAATATGAAGAAGCACGGGCTGCCTACCAGGAAGCCCTGAAAGTTAAACCTGCGGAAGACTTTCCCAACAAACAGATCATCGATATCAACCGGAAGCTTGAATTTATCGCAGCTGAGCGTGATCAGGCATACCAATCTGCTATTTCTAAAGCTGATAATTATTTTGACCAGCAGAATTTCGATATGGCCAAACTTCAATACGACCGTGCATTGGAGCTTAAACCAAATGAGCTTTATCCCCTGGACAAGATGAAGGCGGTCAATGAACAAATAATGAAGAAAAGGCAGTTGATCCAGGAAGAATACGATAAAGCAATCGCTGATGCCGATAAGTTTTATGCTTCGAAAATCTATGACAATGCCATTGATTCCTACCGCGCTTCATTTGTTTTAAAGCCTGAAGAAGAGTACCCCAGGGAAATGGTTCGCCGCATCTTAAAACTCCTCAGTGAACGATCCATTGTTCAGATCAACAAAGATCCTTTACTTATCGCGAATAATACCCAGCATAAATTCGAATTCATCCCTGTGCCTGTCAAAGACCGTAAAAGCAACTATATATTCTTCAAAGCCAGAAATGTTTCAAAAGTAGATTACAAACTGATCATCAGTTTTGGGAAAGACCAGACCAAGAACGGTGGTGTTGTCGTAAAAGTTCCTGCCGGGGAAGACCTGTTCGAGTTTGTTGTAAGGATCAGCGCACAATATAAATGGTTCAGCGATGACAATAACTGGATCACATTCTATCCTGAAGGAGGAGACTTTGAAGTGTCATTAATGCAGATTTCTTACAGCGATTAAGCTGGTCTGAACCAGGATGCCGGGTTGCCCGATTTTCTTATCTTTGCCTTCCAAAATACCCCTTATGGAAAGCTATTTTAAACCATTCAGGGATAATATAATCGGTATTGATCATCAATTTATTTCCCCTATTGGTGAAGTTCCGCTTATTTATGCTGACTGGATTGCCAGCGGCCGATTGTACCGCCCTATTGAAGCGAAGATCATTGATACCATAGGCCCATTTGTCGGGAATACCCATACCGAAACAAGTGAAACAGGCACCCTCATGACCAAAGCATATCACCTGGCCCATAAGAAGATCAAGGAACATGTGCATGCATCACCGGATGATGTTATTATAACTGCTGGTTTTGGGATGACGGCCGTTGTTAATAAAATGCAACGGATGCTGGGGTTGAAAAGCTGTGGCCTCGGTTCCAAGCACGATTGCCTGGGAGAAGATGAAAGGCCGGTTGTATTTATCACCCACATGGAACATCATTCCAACCACACTTCCTGGTTCGAGACAATGTGTGATGTGGTGCAAATCCCACCAGCACCTGATCTTCTTATCGACCTCAACCAGCTTCGCTCTTTGCTGGAGAAATACAAGGACCGTAATGTCAAGATCGGTTCTTTCACGGCCTGCTCCAATGTAACAGGTATAGAGACACCTTATCATCAGATGGCTAAACTTATGCACGAATATGACGGCTATTGCTTCATAGATTTTGCGGCTTCTGCACCTTATGTCGATATGAATATGCATCCTGCCGATCCGATGGAAAAGCTGGACGCAATTTTTTTCTCTCCTCATAAATTTCTTGGAGGGCCAGGCAGTTCGGGGGTATTGATCTTCGATAAGCACATTTACAAAGGTCACCGGCCGCCGGATCAACCCGGTGGCGGCACTGTCGACTGGACTAATCCATGGGGTGAATACAAGTATCTCGATGATATTGAGGCTAGGGAAGATGGAGGCACACCTGGTTTTCTGCAAGCTATCAGGGCTGCTTTGGCTATCGAATTGAAAAACAAAATGGGAACTGAAAATATCCTAAAACGGGAAGAAGAGTTATTGACCCTGGCATTCCATGAAATGGACCGGATACCTGATCTTCATTTGCTGGCCGAAAATAATCGTAACCGGCTGGGGATCATTTCCTTTTATTTGCAAAATATTCATTTCAACCTGGTTGTCAAACTGCTGAATGACAGGTTTGGCATTCAGTTGCGCGGAGGCTGCGCCTGTGCCGGAACTTATGGCCACTACCTGCTGGACGTATCTTATGATAAATCCCACCTGATCACCAGCCTGATCAGTTCAGGCGATCTTTCCCAGAAACCCGGCTGGATAAGACTTTCCTTGCACCCAACAATGACAAATGATGAACTTCTGTATATCCTGGATGCTATCAGGAAAGTACAAAAAAATCATAAAAAATGGGGAAAAGATTATATATACAACCGCAATACCAATGAATTCAAGCATAAGAATGAGCCGGAAGACAAAACGGCATTAGTTAAGGATTGGTTTGATCTTTGAAAATTAATAAAAATCAGGATTCCAGGGTAATAAGGGTAATTTCCGGAAGAATTCCGACACGGCCGGGATAACCAATCATGCCTAAACCACGGTTAACATAAAGATATTGTGGTTTTTGCGCAGCTTCAACCTGATATAATCCCGCCCAATATTTGTAAATATATTGTGCAAAACTCCAGCGAAAATGCTTCAGTTCGACACCAAACTGAAATCCATGAGTGTGTCCCGACAAAGTCAGATCTATATCAGGGTAATTTAGGCTTACTTCTTTTTCCCAGTGAGTGGGATCGTGAGATAAAAGGATTTTTACAGGAACATCTTTGATTCCAACCATTGCTTTGGGGAGATCTCCCAGTTTGGGGAACCTGGAATTGGCACTCCAGTTCTCGACGCCAATCAGCGCAAGATTTTCACCTTCGATCTCAATGACATCATTTTCATTTCGTAATAATTTCCAACCGATTTCCCTGAAAAAATCATACAACATCGTTAAATTCTTTTCCCGGGCTTCTTCAGAAGGCCAGTTGACATAATCACCATAATCGTGGTTGCCCAGTATGGCATAAACACCATGTTTTGCCTGTATGCTTTGCAGAATATCCCTGAAGCGAAAAGCCTCATTGGTGCTGTAATTGACTATATCCCCGGTAAAAAGTATAAGGTCAGGGTCAAGGTCGTTGATAATGCCCGCTACTTCTTCAATGGGATCGACAGATGCCCAACTTCCAAGGTGCAGATCGGAAATCTGAACTACTCTCAGTCCATCAAAAGACAAAGGGAGTTGTGGCAAATTTAAATTCACCAGCCTTACACGGAAATCATGAGCCCATTTGATCATTCCGATTACCATCCCGCTGAAAAAAAGGCCACCTGTCGCCAGACCAATTGTTCTCAAAAACTTACCGCGGGAAATTGCCGTAGTTCCTTGACTAACCGGTTTACCCGTTTTTTTTACCCAGGCATGCCTGAATATAAATAATATAATCCTATACAAATCAGCCAGCAGAAAGAAGACAACCGTAATCAATTTTGAAAAATAAGCAACCACGGCAATACCAAAAATATAGGCTATTAAAGGAGGATGGGCGAGGTTCACATTATTTATGGAAGAGATAGAGGTAAGAAAGACAAAAGCGGCCAGTGGTATCCAGTAAAGTATTCCCAGAGTTACTTTAACCGGAACAGTTAATGAACTGATCTTTTTCCTGAGGGAAACCCACAGGTAGATATCAATTGCCAGCAGGAAAACCATAAATGGAAACCGCTCTGCTGTTTTAGGATGTGCTTCTGCAAAAAGGAAATAGGCCGGAATAAGCATTAAAATGGTAAGGATGATAAAAAAGTACTTTCGCATGAATAGGGGCTCGCCCGGAAGTTTAGTATTAGTCAGGAAACGAATTGAAAATTAGTTAATTGTCATAAATTAAGCAATGAACATATGGAAATACATAAAGTTCACGCAAAGGCCGCAAAATTAATAAAAAAAACTATACCCCCATTTTAATGTAATTAACCAATCCCTTGGCTTCAAATATTTTCATCAATTTCTGGGGAAGCGGTTCAAAATGGAAAGTTTTGTCTTTGATCCGGACAGTCCCTTTTGCAAAATCGATGCTGACAAGGTCTCCCGCCTCATAATAATCTACAGCTTCGGGAACCAGGATGATTGGCAATCCCTGGTTGACAGATGATCGGTAAAATATGCGGTTAACGGATTTACAGATCACAGCCTGGATGTTTGCATAAGCAAGGCCGACGGAAGGATGTTCCCTTGAACTGCCACATCCGAAATTAGCCCCTGCTATGATTATGTGTCCTTCTTTCACCCTTTCAGCAAAGCTATCATCGAAACCTTTGAAGAGATAAGGCATGATCTTTTCCGGTTCGGAGCTTAGGACATTATATGTTAAGTTACCGGCAAACATCTGGTCGGTATTCAGGTTATCCACATCGGAATAGTTCCATACCCCGTCGATTAAACGGTCGTCATCTGCATTAATCATCACTGTTTTAGATTGTTTGCTCTGAAAAGGGAATTTATCATCCGATTTTATACCCCTGGGGTCAACAATTTTCCCTGCAAGGGCAGCCATAGCGACAGCCGCCGGGGAGGCAAGGTAGATATTTGCCTCCTTATTGCCCATGCGGCCTTTAAAATTACGATTGGCAGTGGAGATCACGTTATACCCGTCAGCCGGTATCCCCTGCCCTGTTCCCAGGCATGGTCCGCATGAAGAAGCCAGTACATTGGCTCCGGCATTCATGAAAATCTCTATTAAGCCTTCGCGAAGGGCCTGAAGGTAAATCTCTTTAGAAGCCGGAATTACCAGCATCTGCATACCAGGAGGGAGTTTCTTACCCTTAAGGACCCTGGCCGCTTCAAAAAGGTCATCAAAACGGCCGTTGGTGCAGGTCCCTACCATAGCCTGGTGGATGGGAGTACCTTCCACTTCCGAGATGGCTTTTACGTTATCAACATGGTGAGGCACTGCAACTACGGGAAATACTTTGCTGAGATTGATCTCGATTTCTTTAGCGTAAATGGCATCGGCATCTGCCCAAACGCCCTGTATTTTGTTGCCAAAGTACTCCTCTAAAACACTGTCCGCCGGGAAAACTGCGTTCTTGGCCCCCATTTCAGATGCCAGGTTTGCCAGGGTCATCCTTTCGGAGATCGACAGGGATTTCACTCCTTCTCCATGAAATTCCACTGACATATAATCTGCCCCGCTGGAACCTATCATGCCGATTATCCATAGAGATAAATCCTTCGCAAAGACACCTTTCTGCAAATGGCCAGTAAGTGTGATTTTTAAAGTTTCCGGAACCCGGAACCAGGTTTCGCCCAGTTTCCACAAGCCTGCCGTTTCCGTCCGGTCAATACCGGCGGCAAATGCGTTGAAAGCCCCTGCCGTGCCCGTATGACTGTCGCTGCCAACGATCAGCATCCCGGGCTTGGCATAATTGGCCATGATCTGGTGGCAGATTCCATCACCTACATCATGGAACTTAGTGATCCCCTGTTGTTTTACTATATCCCTGATCTTTTGATACTGGTTGGCCAGTTTCGCATCAGTGGGCGGGGCATTATGGTCAAGGATAATGAGTAACTGATCCGGATCAGCCACTTTTTGCCCGTCCATTTTATTGAATGTACTGCCAATGCTTGAGGTATTATCGTGTGATAAAACGATATCAGGTTTTTTGAATACGATGCTGCCTGCAGGTGCATCGAAAATCTTTTCAGCAAAAGTTTTTCCGGCCATAAGTATTGAATTTTAAAAGATTCAGAAGAGCAAATTTCATGTTTTAAATGTATTGGCTATAACGGATGGGCGCTAAGCTGCGGCACTGCAAACTTTCGTGAGATTGATAGTTTTCTGAACCGAATGCCCTCGAATTTACTTTGCTCAATGATCGATTTCTTTAGCACCAAAACTAAGGGCCAGGCTCGACGCGCGCGAGCCGTAACCCTCGGATTGGGCCGTTCTTTCAGTTAATCACGATCTTGCTTTTGTTTAATCTGGAAGCCGACATAATAAATTCCGATGATTTCGCCATCAGCGTTTTTAATCGGTTCATAACCGGTTTCATATTGACTGCCAAGAATATCAACGACCCCATAGAACGGTTCGCCTTTCCGTATCACCACAATCACGGGGCCATTGGGATCCAGTTGAGTGCCAATAGCGCGATGGCTTTCCTGCATCACATCGGTACTAATACGGATGAATTCATTGCCCTTTTTCACAAAGAACGTGGCCGTGCAACCATACTTGGCCTGCAATGAGTCAACGAGCTCATAGTTGTTGTTCATCCTGGTCGTTCCGAAAAACAGTAAGTCTTCAACCACTTTGGGCTCGCCAAGCTTTGCGGCACTGGCTTTCATGACGTTCAGAGCCTCTTTGATTATTGCCGAATGCTCAGTCTTTGACGAACATCCCACCAAAAGTCCAATAATAAATAGCACCGCTGTCAGCCTGCTGCAATGTTTTAAAAAGTTTCTTAACATTTCATACCTCCTATTGTTTAGTGAATATTTCTTTTAAAATTTAAAGTCTAAATGCAATCATTGTGTGTTTATGTTCAAAACGCAACCTACTAAATAGGTCGCAAAATTGCAATCTATCACTCGTTAGTTTTTGGTTAAACAAATCAAATATCAGTAAATTATAAAAATATCAGTTTGTACAAACACTGCAAGATAATAATTTAATAATATTGAAATAAAAGTAAAAATATAAAATCAACTCAAAGAACGAATCCAGTTAAATTAATAAAATGATTGATTTTATTAATTCTGATTCCTTGACTTTTCACGATTTTGTCATACATTTACTTCGTATATTATATTCCCGAATAAGCCATGAAAAAATTCATTTTGCTGACTCTTACAATTTTCTCCGGTGCCTTCAATCTGTTTTCCCAGCCTGCTAATTTCGTGACTACCTACGATTCCATGCATTTGAGGTTTCAGGTCTATTATGCCTTCGGTGAATGGAAAGCCATCGATTGGGAGGCCCTGAACGGCCAAATAAAGCCCAAAATTATCAATGCCGGATCAGATAACGATACCAATGCCTTTTATCTTGCATTACGTGAATATGTCGCTTCGGTACCTGACGGACATGTTTCAGTCCGGGGTACCGGGTGGGAAGATCACAAAGCATATGCCCGTTATCAGCAGATCGGGGGAAGTTACGGATTTGCCCTCTCCGGACTGGATGATGACCGTATAGTGACCCGCCTTGTGAATCCGGGATCACCTGCTGCCTTTGCCGGAATGCAATTTGGGGCTGATATTCTGGAAATTAATGACCGG
Coding sequences:
- a CDS encoding aconitase/3-isopropylmalate dehydratase large subunit family protein, yielding MAGKTFAEKIFDAPAGSIVFKKPDIVLSHDNTSSIGSTFNKMDGQKVADPDQLLIILDHNAPPTDAKLANQYQKIRDIVKQQGITKFHDVGDGICHQIMANYAKPGMLIVGSDSHTGTAGAFNAFAAGIDRTETAGLWKLGETWFRVPETLKITLTGHLQKGVFAKDLSLWIIGMIGSSGADYMSVEFHGEGVKSLSISERMTLANLASEMGAKNAVFPADSVLEEYFGNKIQGVWADADAIYAKEIEINLSKVFPVVAVPHHVDNVKAISEVEGTPIHQAMVGTCTNGRFDDLFEAARVLKGKKLPPGMQMLVIPASKEIYLQALREGLIEIFMNAGANVLASSCGPCLGTGQGIPADGYNVISTANRNFKGRMGNKEANIYLASPAAVAMAALAGKIVDPRGIKSDDKFPFQSKQSKTVMINADDDRLIDGVWNYSDVDNLNTDQMFAGNLTYNVLSSEPEKIMPYLFKGFDDSFAERVKEGHIIIAGANFGCGSSREHPSVGLAYANIQAVICKSVNRIFYRSSVNQGLPIILVPEAVDYYEAGDLVSIDFAKGTVRIKDKTFHFEPLPQKLMKIFEAKGLVNYIKMGV
- a CDS encoding metallophosphoesterase; translated protein: MRKYFFIILTILMLIPAYFLFAEAHPKTAERFPFMVFLLAIDIYLWVSLRKKISSLTVPVKVTLGILYWIPLAAFVFLTSISSINNVNLAHPPLIAYIFGIAVVAYFSKLITVVFFLLADLYRIILFIFRHAWVKKTGKPVSQGTTAISRGKFLRTIGLATGGLFFSGMVIGMIKWAHDFRVRLVNLNLPQLPLSFDGLRVVQISDLHLGSWASVDPIEEVAGIINDLDPDLILFTGDIVNYSTNEAFRFRDILQSIQAKHGVYAILGNHDYGDYVNWPSEEAREKNLTMLYDFFREIGWKLLRNENDVIEIEGENLALIGVENWSANSRFPKLGDLPKAMVGIKDVPVKILLSHDPTHWEKEVSLNYPDIDLTLSGHTHGFQFGVELKHFRWSFAQYIYKYWAGLYQVEAAQKPQYLYVNRGLGMIGYPGRVGILPEITLITLES
- a CDS encoding Cache 3/Cache 2 fusion domain-containing protein, which codes for MGCSSKTEHSAIIKEALNVMKASAAKLGEPKVVEDLLFFGTTRMNNNYELVDSLQAKYGCTATFFVKKGNEFIRISTDVMQESHRAIGTQLDPNGPVIVVIRKGEPFYGVVDILGSQYETGYEPIKNADGEIIGIYYVGFQIKQKQDRD
- a CDS encoding aminotransferase class V-fold PLP-dependent enzyme, with translation MESYFKPFRDNIIGIDHQFISPIGEVPLIYADWIASGRLYRPIEAKIIDTIGPFVGNTHTETSETGTLMTKAYHLAHKKIKEHVHASPDDVIITAGFGMTAVVNKMQRMLGLKSCGLGSKHDCLGEDERPVVFITHMEHHSNHTSWFETMCDVVQIPPAPDLLIDLNQLRSLLEKYKDRNVKIGSFTACSNVTGIETPYHQMAKLMHEYDGYCFIDFAASAPYVDMNMHPADPMEKLDAIFFSPHKFLGGPGSSGVLIFDKHIYKGHRPPDQPGGGTVDWTNPWGEYKYLDDIEAREDGGTPGFLQAIRAALAIELKNKMGTENILKREEELLTLAFHEMDRIPDLHLLAENNRNRLGIISFYLQNIHFNLVVKLLNDRFGIQLRGGCACAGTYGHYLLDVSYDKSHLITSLISSGDLSQKPGWIRLSLHPTMTNDELLYILDAIRKVQKNHKKWGKDYIYNRNTNEFKHKNEPEDKTALVKDWFDL